The following proteins come from a genomic window of Eleginops maclovinus isolate JMC-PN-2008 ecotype Puerto Natales chromosome 8, JC_Emac_rtc_rv5, whole genome shotgun sequence:
- the ntmt1 gene encoding N-terminal Xaa-Pro-Lys N-methyltransferase 1, translating into MGDITAGQTTFYSNAEGYWKDVAPTVDGMLGGYGSISSIDINGSKAFLQKFLGEGEGKTGSGCALDCGAGIGRITKRLLLPLFQTVDLVDVTEEFLDKAKTYLAEGGERVGKYHCCGLQDFVPETGRYDVIWIQWVIGHLTDEHLVEFLRRCQKALRPNGLVVIKDNVSYEGVVPDEVDSSVCRDLDIVHGLVARAGLRIVHEEQQMDFPKEIYQVHTLALR; encoded by the exons ATGGGGGACATCACTGCAGGTCAGACTACCTTCTACTCCAATGCAGAGGGCTACTGGAAGGACGTGGCCCCCACGGTGGACGGCATGCTGGGGGGCTACGGCAGCATCTCAAGCATCGACATCAACGGATCCAAGGCCTTCCTGCAGAAGTTCCTGGGT GAAGGGGAGGGGAAGACGGGCAGCGGCTGCGCTCTGGACTGCGGGGCCGGCATCGGGAGGATCACCAAGCGCTTGCTGCTGCCGCTGTTCCAGACCGTGGACCTGGTGGACGTGACGGAGGAGTTTCTGGACAAAGCCAAGACGTACCTGGCGGAGGGAGGCGAGCGAGTGGGGAAGTACCACTGCTGCGGCCTGCAGGACTTTGTCCCCGAGACCGGGCGCTACGACGTCATCTGGATCCAGTGGGTCATCG GCCATCTGACGGACGAGCACCTGGTGGAGTTCCTGCGGCGCTGCCAGAAAGCGCTGCGGCCCAACGGCCTCGTCGTCATCAAGGACAATGTGTCGTACGAGGGCGTGGTGCCCGACGAGGTGGACAGCAGCGTGTGCCGCGACCTGGACATCGTGCACGGCCTGGTGGCCAGAGCGGGTCTGCGGATCGTTCACGAGGAGCAACAGATGGACTTCCCAAAGGAGATCTACCAAGTGCACACGCTGGCTCTCAGATAG
- the ndor1 gene encoding NADPH-dependent diflavin oxidoreductase 1, with protein MMSQPSLLVLYGSQTGTAQDTAQRIGRQAQRRHLQVQVLPLDHYNVASLISESLVVFVSSTTGQGDPPDNMKNFWKFVFRKSLPAGSLRNLDCAVLGLGDSSYPKFNFVAKKLHKRLLQLGAGMLLPVGLADDQHDLGADAVIDPWLKAFWEKVFSLYPSMAGVIPLREDEPLPPTYTFHFLDDATDKTEDRLRIPTEQSVPSQSRPFPARLVSNCRVTDSSHFQDVRHLEFDISGSNIQFSAGDVVMMHPCNAAEDVEQFCDLLRLDPGATFSLRATGSTAVPARLPQPCTVRHLVESYLDVAAVPRRSFFELLSTFATNDLEKEKLLEFSSAAGQDELHAYCNRPRRSALEVLADFPHTTAELKVDHLLDLFPEIQPRSFSIASSLKAHPDRLQVLVAVVRYKTKMYKPRRGLCSSWLASLDPDQGEVFVPLWVKKGSLKFPREKDPPVIMVGPGTGLAPFRSAIQERIAEGKHDNVLFFGCRSESKDFFYRSEWEEKKEAGHLTLFTAFSRDQEEKVYVQQRVRENAELLWDLIANRRACFYIAGNAKEMPTGVCDALKEVFQQQGGLSPEEAEQMLDTMERTGRFQSETWS; from the exons ATGATGTCACAGCCCTCTCTGCTGGTCCTGTATGGGAGTCAGACCGGTACGGCCCAGGACACGGCCCAGAGGATCGGCCGCCAGGCGCAGAGGAGACACCTGCAGGTTCAGGTGTTGCCTCTGGATCACTACAACGTG GCCAGCCTGATCTCAGAGTCTCTGGTTGTGTTTGTGAGCTCCACCACCGGCCAAGGAGACCCTCCAGACAACATGAAG AACTTCTGGAAGTTTGTCTTCAGGAAGTCTTTGCCCGCTGGATCTCTGAGGAACTTGGACTGTGCCGTTCTGGGCCTGGGCGACTCCTCTTATCCTAA GTTCAACTTTGTGGCGAAGAAGCTTCACAAGCGCCTCCTGCAGCTGGGGGCCGGCATGCTGCTGCCGGTGGGGCTCGCTGACGACCAGCACGACCTGGG GGCCGACGCAGTGATTGACCCGTGGCTCAAAGCATTCTGGGAGAAAGTGTTTTCTCTGTACCCGTCTATGGCCGGTGTGATCCCACTGAGGGAAGATGAACC GCTTCCTCCAACATACACTTTCCACTTCCTGGATGACGCCACTGACAAGACAGAAGACAGGCTGAGGATTCCCACAGAGCAAAGTGTCCCCTCCCAGTCCCGCCCCTTTCCTGCCAGACTCGTGTCCAACTGCAGAGTGACAGACAGCTCACACTTTCAGGACGTGAGGCACCTAGAGTTCGATATCAGTGGATCCAACATCCA GTTCTCCGCCGGTGACGTGGTGATGATGCATCCATGCAACGCTGCAGAGGACGTAGAACAATTCTGTGATCTGCTGAGGTTAGATCCAGGGGCCACGTTCTCTCTGAGGGCCACAGGCAGCACAGCAG TGCCGGCCCGGCTCCCTCAGCCCTGCACGGTGCGCCACCTGGTGGAGAGCTACCTGGACGTGGCGGCCGTGCCTCGACGCTCCTTCTTCGAACTGCTGTCTACCTTCGCCACCAACGAcctggagaaggagaagctgCTGGAGTTCAGCTCGGCGGCGGGCCAGGACGAGCTGCACGCGTACTGCAACCGGCCGAGACGCAGCGCGCTGGAG GTCTTGGCAGATTTTCCCCATACCACAGCAGAACTCAAAGTAGACCACCTCCTAGACCTGTTCCCCGAGATCCAGCCTCGCTCGTTCTCCATCGCCTCCTCCCTGAAG GCTCACCCAGACCGGCTGCAGGTCCTGGTAGCGGTGGTCCGGTATAAGACGAAGATGTACAAACCGCGGAGAGGACTGTGCTCCAGCTGGTTGGCCTCCCTGGACCCTGATCAAG GGGAGGTGTTTGTGCCTCTGTGGGTGAAGAAGGGCAGTCTGAAGTTCCCCAGAGAGAAGGACCCCCCCGTGATAATGGTTGGCCCCGGAACAGGACTGGCCCCTTTCCGCTCGGCTATTCAGGAGAGGATCGCTGAGGGGAAACACG ACAACGTCCTGTTCTTCGGCTGTCGCTCTGAATCCAAAGACTTCTTCTACCGGTCGGAgtgggaggagaagaaggaggccGGACATCTGACCCTCTTTACGGCCTTCTCACGAGACCAG GAGGAGAAGGTGTACGTGCAGCAGCGAGTGAGGGAGAACGCTGAGCTCCTGTGGGATCTGATCGCCAACAGAAGGGCCTGCTTCTACATCGCTGG TAATGCTAAAGAGATGCCCACCGGTGTGTGTGACGCTCTGAAAGAAGTCTTCCAGCAGCAGGGGGGTCTGTCCCCGGAGGAGGCCGAGCAGATGCTGGACACCATGGAGAGGACGGGCCGGTTCCAGAGCGAGACCTGGTCCTGA
- the lmo4a gene encoding LIM domain transcription factor LMO4a yields MVNSRVEAPTVAVMGGGGGGAVGRLCAGCGGRIVDRFLLFSMERYWHTRCLKCSCCHAQLGEYSSTCYSKGGMILCKNDYIRLFGHSGACSSCGQSIPASEMVMRAQGNVYHLKCFTCATCRNRLVPGDRFHYVNGTIFCEHDRPGGGLLSGHPAPLQTNSMLSDQKVC; encoded by the exons ATGGTGAACAGCAGAGTGGAGGCGCCCACGGTGGCCGTGATGGGCGGCGGTGGAGGGGGCGCCGTGGGGAGGTTGTGCGCGGGATGCGGGGGACGGATCGTGGACCGCTTCCTGCTCTTCTCCATGGAGCGCTACTGGCACACGCGGTGCCTGAAGTGCTCCTGCTGCCACGCTCAGCTGGGGGAGTACAGCAGCACCTGCTACAGCAAGGGGGGCATGATCCTCTGCAAGAACGACTACATCCG GCTGTTCGGACACAGTGGCGCCTGCAGTTCCTGCGGACAGTCCATACCTGCCAGTGAGATGGTGATGCGAGCACAAGGCAACGTGTACCATCTGAAG TGTTTCACTTGTGCGACCTGTAGGAACCGGCTGGTGCCCGGCGACCGCTTCCACTACGTCAACGGGACCATCTTCTGTGAACACGACCGGCCGGGGGGGGGTCTGCTCAGCGGACATCCAGCTCCTCTGCAGACCAACAGCATGCTGTCGGACCAGAAG GTCTGCTGA
- the lrsam1 gene encoding E3 ubiquitin-protein ligase LRSAM1: protein MPLFFRKKKLSQESQKRLEYQLCLSKEAGADDILDLSACELPEVPSSAFSICRVLQKKVLILHTNEVKSLLPKGCEISSLATLKVLDLHDNKLTSLPGDIGKLSSLQILNVEKNHLKVLPESIGDLRLLQTLNLKGNSLTELPSSVGSLRSLRTLDLSDNKIVQLPNALVYIRTLESFTLDAATMTYPPASVCTEGTESIQRFLCSELGEEYCPPSQYLLPVLETECGTHSSDCVDTADEAWKSKFNDYEKRKEQKQQEKLAFEWQLEEKKKEHTQFMLMNNSRKENILNSVRQERERTEQGVSQQQRAQEAERVLVLERVRQAEDGISSRISTMLMDKNRQKKSAEFLQAMEEDRIRMEHLTAITQEEANSLRKKEVAVAMQKMLSESCVMSLLQEASDFRRKSLVNEAHRSMESLDRKFDKVFSLQVLDKSKAVAHILQEEEMQKAAFQALQLQKDAVHGYIRNQIKLIESELMQLTRLEIKRRNLDAENLQEVLVEQRTTLSDLLQQLLKQKEQREQELRQVLAEMERKSESNQQNYWMIQYQRLLDAKPLSLRMQEAGVEKELVNLLCKLSAQHYLPIMAHHRVTTEALRHMNASDLKKLGINEMGIQKALLNWAREHHPEGACKAVQLEEEEAVVAPTAPSPHSPPTPPNVSTFQYPSPPLTPGTPVTPSAPSPVEGPGTSECVVCMETGSQVIFLPCGHVCCCHGCSGALQTCPLCRSVISQRVRLYTS, encoded by the exons ATGCCTCTGTTCTTCAGGAAGAAGAAGCTCAGCCAGGAGTCCCAGAAGAGGCTGGAATATCAGCTGTGCCTG TCTAAGGAGGCGGGTGCTGATGACATCCTGGACCTGTCAGCCTGTGAGCTCCCAGAG GTTCCCTCTTCGGCCTTTTCCATTTGCAGGGTGCTACAGAAGAAG GTCCTGATCCTCCATACCAACGAGGTGAAGTCCCTGCTGCCCAAAGGATGTGAAATCAGCAGTTTAGCCACTTTAAAG GTTCTGGACCTGCATGACAACAAGCTCACCTCCCTCCCAGGAGACATTGGGAAGCTGTCGTCACTGCAG ATTCTAAATGTGGAGAAGAACCATCTGAAGGTGCTGCCGGAGAGCATCGGAGACCTGCGGCTTCTGCAGACTCTCAATCTGAAAG gtaaCTCTCTGACTGAGCTGCCGTCCTCCGTTGGTTCTCTGAGAAGCTTACGCACTCTGGACCTGAGCGACAACAAAATCGTGCAGCTGCCCAACGCTCTCGTCTACATCCGCACCCTCGAG AGCTTCACACTGGACGCTGCCACCATGACCTACCCTCCTGCCTCTGTGTGTACGGAGGGCACGGAGAGCATCCAGCGCTTCCTATGCTCTG AGCTGGGAGAGGAGTACTGCCCTCCCTCCCAGTACCTGCTGCCGGTGCTGGAGACCGAGTGCGGCACACACTCCTCCGACTGTGTGGACACTGCGGACGAGGCCTGGAAG AGCAAATTCAACGACTATGAGAAGAGAAAG gagcagaagcagcaggagaAGCTGGCTTTTGAGTggcagctggaggagaagaagaaggagcacACCCAGTTCATGCTCATGAACAACTCCCGCAAGGAAAACATCCTCAACTCAGTCCGGCAG GAGCGGGAGCGTACGGAGCAGGGGGTCAGCCAGCAGCAGAGGGCTCAGGAGGCCGAGAGGGTGCTGGTGCTGGAGAGAGTCCGGCAGGCTGAAGACGGCATCAGCAGTCGCATCAGCACCATGCTGATGGACAAAAACAG GCAGAAAAAGAGTGCAGAGTTTCTTCAAGCTATGGAGGAAGATCG GATCCGTATGGAGCATCTGACGGCCATCACACAGGAAGAGGCCAACTCACTGAGGAAGAAGGAGGTGGCAG TGGCCATGCAGAAGATGCTGTCAGAGAGCTGTGTGATGAGCCTCCTCCAGGAGGCCAGTGACTTCCGCAGGAAGAGCCTGGTCAACGAGGCCCACAGAAG CATGGAGAGCTTGGATAGGAAGTTCGATAAGGTGTTTTCCCTCCAAGTTTTGGACAAATCTAAAGCCGTCGCCCACATCTTACAGGAG gaggagatgCAGAAAGCAGCGTTCCAGGCCCTGCAGCTGCAGAAAGATGCTGTGCACGGCTACATCCGCAACCAG ATCAAGCTCATAGAGAGTGAGTTAATGCAGCTGACTAGGTTGGAGATTAAGAGGCGTAATCTGGATGCTGAGAACCTGCAG gaggttCTGGTGGAGCAGAGGACCACCCTCAGCgatctgctgcagcagctgctgaagCAGAAGGAGCAGAGGGAGCAGGAGCTGCGGCAGGTTCTG GCGGAGATGGAGCGGAAGTCTGAGTCCAACCAGCAGAACTACTGGATGATCCAGTACCAGAGGCTGCTGGACGCTAAGCCCCTGTCGCTCCGCATGCAG GAGGCGGGCGTAGAGAAAGAGTTGGTCAACCTGTTGTGCAAACTGTCTGCTCAGCACTACCTGCCCATCATGGCTCACCATCGAGTGACAACAGAGGCTCTTCGCCACATGAACGCCTCTGACCTCAAGAAG CTTGGTATTAACGAAATGGGAATCCAGAAAGCTCTTCTGAACTGGGCTCGGGAACACCACCCTGAAG GAGCTTGTAAGGCTgtccagctggaggaggaggaggcagtggTCGCCCCCACAGCTCCATCCCCTCACTCCCCTCCAACGCCTCCCAACGTCTCCACCTTCCAGTACCCCAGCCCTCCTCTTACCCCGGGGACCCCCGTCACCCCCTCAGCCCCCAGCCCTGTGGAGGGACCAGGGACCTCGGAGTGTGTGGTCTGCATGGAGACCGGG tCTCAGGTCATCTTCCTGCCCTGTGGTCATGTGTGCTGTTGCCATGGCTGCAGCGGGGCTTTGCAGACCTGCCCTCTGTGCCGCAGCGTCATATCTCAGCGCGTCCGCCTCTACACCAGCTAG